From Melanotaenia boesemani isolate fMelBoe1 chromosome 12, fMelBoe1.pri, whole genome shotgun sequence, a single genomic window includes:
- the LOC121650892 gene encoding gastrin-releasing peptide receptor-like isoform X2, with protein MPPENSGNPGRSSTSTASGSPVSGLQPFMGSLSFLALGDVLLLVTCAPVDASRYLVDEWLFGRVGCKLIPFIQLTSVGVSVFTLTALSADRYKAIVKPLDINRSSATLSISLRAGTIWLLSGTLAVPEAVFSDLHTFTTSYTNETFVTCAPYPHAGELHPKIHSTASFLIFYVIPLLVISVYYCFIARSLVRSSVDIPAEGHLHLQKQIKSRKRLAKTVLVFVGLFAICWLPSHVIYLYRSYHYDQVDTSLGHFIASVCARILAFTNSCVNPFALYLMSKSFSKHFKKQLLCCSSPRRLSSQNSAHTNVTTV; from the exons ATGCCTCCAGAGAATTCTGGGAACCCGGGGCGGAGCAGCACCAGTACAGCATCTGGCTCCCCGGTATCGGGATTGCAGCCGTTTATGGGTTCATTATCATT CCTGGCTCTGGGGGACGTGCTGCTGTTGGTGACCTGCGCCCCGGTGGACGCCAGCCGCTACCTGGTGGACGAGTGGCTGTTCGGCCGCGTTGGGTGCAAACTAATCCCGTTTATCCAGCTCACCTCGGTGGGAGTCTCCGTGTTCACGCTCACTGCGCTGTCCGCTGACCG GTACAAAGCTATCGTAAAGCCACTGGACATCAACAGGTCAAGCGCCACACTAAGCATCAGTTTACGTGCAGGGACGATCTGGCTGCTCTCTGGGACTCTGGCAGTTCCTGAAGCTGTCTTCTCCGACCTTCACACCTTTACCACCAGCTACACCAATGAGACATTTGTGACCTGTGCACCTTACCCCCACGCTGGAGAGCTGCATCCAAAGATCCACTCCACCGCCTCCTTCCTTATCTTCTACGTCATCCCGCTCCTCGTTATATCTGTTTACTACTGCTTCATCGCTCGCAGCCTGGTCCGGAGTTCTGTGGACATCCCTGCTGAGGGGCACCTGCACCTCCAGAAACAG ATCAAGTCCAGGAAGCGTCTGGCCAAGACTGTGCTGGTGTTTGTCGGCTTGTTTGCCATCTGCTGGCTCCCGAGTCATGTGATCTACTTGTACCGCTCCTACCACTACGACCAAGTGGACACGTCGCTGGGTCACTTCATTGCCAGTGTGTGTGCTCGCATTTTGGCCTTCACCAACTCCTGTGTGAACCCTTTTGCTCTGTACCTGATGAGCAAAAGCTTCAGCAAAcactttaaaaagcagctgttgTGCTGCAGCTCTCCCAGACGCCTGTCCAGCCAGAACAGCGCACACACAAATGTAACAACCGTCTGA
- the LOC121649801 gene encoding lanC-like protein 3 encodes MENTRCFTNRFSDYKGALLPGQSSEAIVPAIVATVNKIIKKVPTDVNDCDGGLYDGPAGVAYMLYHVSECPLFSEHREVYLKTAKQIIDVSVRYVDAEPDKNMRTAFLLGGAGIYAVAAMIYKSLGLADFVKPLTKFRNLWEVCAPINFLECGSDELFVGRAGYLCAALVLKQKLGIEILSKDQIKSICQAIIESGKQYAKRKRKPFPLMYSYYGTEYLGAAHGLSSVLQMLLSYQDMLSGVEKDLVWQSVDFLMNQEQNCNWPAELGAIIERENELVHWCHGAPGVAYLFAKAYLINKKPQYLDTCIRSGELVWQKGLLKKGPGICHGVAGSAYVFLLLYRLTGNSKYIYRAQRFAEFIFTEEFKAGSLSVTSVYSLFEGLSGTVCFLVDLLQPDQSEFPLFSIFV; translated from the exons ATGGAAAACACCCGCTGCTTTACCAACCGTTTCTCCGACTACAAAGGCGCGCTGCTCCCAGGCCAGAGCTCCGAGGCCATCGTCCCTGCCATCGTCGCCACCGTAAATAAAATTATCAAAAAGGTCCCCACCGACGTCAACGATTGCGACGGAGGACTATACGATGGGCCGGCCGGGGTGGCTTATATGCTGTATCACGTCAGCGAGTGCCCGCTGTTCTCCGAGCACCGGGAGGTCTATTTGAAGACGGCCAAGCAGATCATCGACGTGTCGGTTAGATATGTGGATGCGGAGCCGGACAAAAACATGCGCACCGCCTTCCTGCTCGGCGGCGCGGGCATCTACGCAGTGGCCGCTATGATATACAAATCATTGGGCTTGGCAGATTTCGTAAAGCCGTTGACCAAGTTTCGTAACCTGTGGGAGGTGTGTGCGCCTATCAATTTTCTGGAGTGCGGTTCGGATGAGCTGTTCGTTGGTCGGGCTGGGTACCTGTGTGCCGCGCTGGTCCTAAAACAGAAGCTAGGCATAGAG ATCCTGAGcaaagatcaaatcaaatctattTGCCAGGCCATCATTGAGTCAGGAAAACAGTATGCCAAGAGGAAGAGAAAGCCTTTCCCCCTCATGTATTCATACTATGGAACAGAGTACCTTG GTGCGGCCCATGGCCTGTCATCAGTGCTGCAGATGCTGCTGAGCTACCAGGACATGCTCAGCGGAGTGGAGAAGGATCTGGTGTGGCAGAGTGTTGATTTCCTCATGAATCAGGAGCAGAACTGTAACTGGCCTGCAGAGCTGGGGGCGATcatagagagagagaatgagctGGTGCACTGGTGTCACGGAGCCCCAG GTGTGGCTTATCTCTTTGCAAAAGCCTATCTGATCAATAAGAAGCCTCAGTATCTGGATACATGTATCCGCAGCGGAGAGCTCGTGTGGCAGAAAGGTTTGCTGAAGAAAGGACCTGGGATTTGTCATGGAGTTGCAGGCAGCGCTTACGTCTTCCTCTTACTTTATCGGCTTACAGGCAATTCAAAATACATCTACCGTGCTCAAAG GTTTGCAGAGTTCATCTTCACCGAGGAGTTTAAGGCGGGTTCGCTCTCGGTCACCAGCGTCTACAGTCTGTTTGAAGGCCTGTCAGGAACAGTTTGCTTCCTGGTCGACCTCCTGCAGCCTGACCAGTCCGAGTTTCCACTGTTTAGCATCTTTGTGTGA
- the LOC121650892 gene encoding gastrin-releasing peptide receptor-like isoform X1, producing the protein MSQEEQSILNQEDSRFLPLNASREFWEPGAEQHQYSIWLPGIGIAAVYGFIIIVGLVGNVTLMKTCLFVKSMRTVPNLFLSSLALGDVLLLVTCAPVDASRYLVDEWLFGRVGCKLIPFIQLTSVGVSVFTLTALSADRYKAIVKPLDINRSSATLSISLRAGTIWLLSGTLAVPEAVFSDLHTFTTSYTNETFVTCAPYPHAGELHPKIHSTASFLIFYVIPLLVISVYYCFIARSLVRSSVDIPAEGHLHLQKQIKSRKRLAKTVLVFVGLFAICWLPSHVIYLYRSYHYDQVDTSLGHFIASVCARILAFTNSCVNPFALYLMSKSFSKHFKKQLLCCSSPRRLSSQNSAHTNVTTV; encoded by the exons ATGTCTCAGGAGGAACAGTCCATTTTAAACCAGGAGGACAGCAGATTTTTACCCCTCAATGCCTCCAGAGAATTCTGGGAACCCGGGGCGGAGCAGCACCAGTACAGCATCTGGCTCCCCGGTATCGGGATTGCAGCCGTTTATGGGTTCATTATCATTGTGGGTCTTGTCGGAAATGTAACTTTAATGAAGACGTGTCTATTTGTAAAGTCCATGCGCACGGTCCCTAACTTATTCCTGTCCAGCCTGGCTCTGGGGGACGTGCTGCTGTTGGTGACCTGCGCCCCGGTGGACGCCAGCCGCTACCTGGTGGACGAGTGGCTGTTCGGCCGCGTTGGGTGCAAACTAATCCCGTTTATCCAGCTCACCTCGGTGGGAGTCTCCGTGTTCACGCTCACTGCGCTGTCCGCTGACCG GTACAAAGCTATCGTAAAGCCACTGGACATCAACAGGTCAAGCGCCACACTAAGCATCAGTTTACGTGCAGGGACGATCTGGCTGCTCTCTGGGACTCTGGCAGTTCCTGAAGCTGTCTTCTCCGACCTTCACACCTTTACCACCAGCTACACCAATGAGACATTTGTGACCTGTGCACCTTACCCCCACGCTGGAGAGCTGCATCCAAAGATCCACTCCACCGCCTCCTTCCTTATCTTCTACGTCATCCCGCTCCTCGTTATATCTGTTTACTACTGCTTCATCGCTCGCAGCCTGGTCCGGAGTTCTGTGGACATCCCTGCTGAGGGGCACCTGCACCTCCAGAAACAG ATCAAGTCCAGGAAGCGTCTGGCCAAGACTGTGCTGGTGTTTGTCGGCTTGTTTGCCATCTGCTGGCTCCCGAGTCATGTGATCTACTTGTACCGCTCCTACCACTACGACCAAGTGGACACGTCGCTGGGTCACTTCATTGCCAGTGTGTGTGCTCGCATTTTGGCCTTCACCAACTCCTGTGTGAACCCTTTTGCTCTGTACCTGATGAGCAAAAGCTTCAGCAAAcactttaaaaagcagctgttgTGCTGCAGCTCTCCCAGACGCCTGTCCAGCCAGAACAGCGCACACACAAATGTAACAACCGTCTGA
- the asb11 gene encoding ankyrin repeat and SOCS box protein 11, which produces MAAIRTEFSMWSQPWQNPLSIYGGLSCNWLMADSWSDRSPLHEAAFQGRLLLVRTLTAQGFQVNTLTMDKVSSLHEACLGGHYACAKFLLDNGANPKAISTDGTTPLFNSCRSGSAACVKLLLQHGASVHTTNPLASPIHEAAKKGHRECLELLLSYGAPVDMELPEVGTPLYSACQAQARTCVEVLLLSGADIRIGCGQDSPLHAAVRSGGPNVVELLLDFGADGCWRNAEGKTPLDLSMPNSAVRFTLLKRGPCSLSQLCRFCIRRSLGRSRLHRASSLCLPHTIKDFLLYQ; this is translated from the exons ATGGCTGCCATACGAACAGAATTTTCCATGTGGTCCCAACCTTGGCAGAATCCTTTGAGCATCTATGGAGGTCTATCATGTAACTGGTTAATGGCTG ACTCTTGGTCAGACAGAAGCCCTCTCCATGAAGCAGCCTTTCAGGGAAGACTCCTTTTAGTCAGGACTCTCACTGCCCAG GGCTTCCAAGTAAACACACTCACCATGGACAAAGTGTCATCTCTCCATGAAGCTTGTCTCGGTGGTCATTATGCCTGTGCAAAGTTCCTGTTGGACAATGGTGCAAAT CCAAAAGCAATATCGACAGATGGCACCACCCCTCTCTTCAACTCCTGCAGGAGTGGAAGTGCTGCTTGTGTCAAGCTCCTCTTACAGCATGGCGCCTCTGTCCACACCACTAACCCACTGGCTTCACCCATCCATGAAGCTGCAAAAAAGG GTCACAGAGAGTGTCTGGAGCTCCTGCTGTCATATGGAGCTCCTGTTGACATGGAGCTGCCAGAGGTGGGGACACCGCTGTATTCTGCCTGCCAGGCCCAGGCCAGAACCTGTGTAGAGGTGCTCCTACTTTCAG GTGCAGATATTCGCATTGGATGCGGGCAGGACAGTCCTTTACATGCTGCTGTTCGAAGCGGAGGACCAAACGTGGTTGAACTTCTGCTTGACTTTGGAGCAGATGGATGTTGGAGAAACGCAGAGGGCAAGACTCCTTTGGATCTGTCAATGCCAAACAGTGCAGTTAGATTCACACTGCTGAAAAGAG GTCCATGTTCTCTGTCTCAGCTGTGTCGTTTCTGTATTCGCCGAAGTCTTGGAAGGAGTCGTCTGCACAGAGCCTCCAGCCTTTGCCTCCCCCACACGATCAAGGACTTCCTTCTCTATCAGTGA